From the genome of Gracilibacillus salitolerans, one region includes:
- a CDS encoding class I SAM-dependent methyltransferase, with translation MLKDTGERVIPENMDITNELLIEHLARYHFSVPHIYGRTLDFATGVGYGAHVIAKKCKHGLEEIIGVDIDSNAIQYAKANYYHPLSNFKLADVTDPTLPDQLGTFDVILSFETIEHIEDEDQYMANIYHLLKPGGTLILSTPFGEGKGKSCGSPFHVHQMTENEFLSMFDQFQKKRFFYQKGALIEPIESSQMDHKPLGIVIAYK, from the coding sequence TTGTTAAAGGATACTGGAGAACGTGTTATTCCGGAGAATATGGATATTACGAATGAATTATTAATAGAACACCTAGCACGTTATCATTTTTCTGTGCCGCATATATATGGTAGAACTTTGGATTTTGCTACTGGCGTTGGTTATGGAGCACATGTGATTGCAAAAAAATGTAAACATGGACTTGAAGAAATTATCGGAGTTGATATTGATTCAAATGCGATTCAATACGCAAAAGCAAACTATTATCACCCACTTTCTAATTTCAAGCTGGCAGATGTAACAGATCCTACCTTACCTGATCAATTAGGTACTTTTGATGTTATTTTAAGTTTTGAAACTATTGAACACATTGAAGATGAAGATCAATATATGGCAAATATTTATCATCTACTTAAACCTGGTGGAACATTGATATTATCAACGCCGTTCGGTGAAGGTAAGGGAAAATCATGCGGTTCTCCATTTCACGTGCATCAAATGACAGAAAATGAATTTTTGTCTATGTTTGATCAGTTTCAAAAAAAGAGGTTCTTCTATCAAAAAGGTGCTTTGATAGAACCAATAGAAAGTTCCCAAATGGATCATAAACCTCTTGGCATTGTCATTGCATATAAATGA
- a CDS encoding universal stress protein, whose translation MYQRVLLAADGSDHSIRAASHAVKVAQIDQGKIDIVYAVDGKTSKEDVLHGLDKYDVKKERKEKLKPVMEVIEEAGLECETHVVHGEPGPAIVDFANKNEYDFVVVGSRGLNQVQTMILGSVSHKIAKRVHCPVLIVK comes from the coding sequence ATGTATCAAAGAGTATTATTAGCAGCTGATGGTTCAGATCACTCTATTAGGGCTGCATCTCATGCGGTGAAAGTTGCACAAATTGATCAAGGTAAAATAGATATTGTATATGCTGTGGATGGCAAAACATCGAAAGAGGATGTATTGCACGGTTTAGATAAGTATGACGTAAAAAAAGAAAGAAAAGAAAAATTAAAACCAGTAATGGAAGTAATCGAAGAAGCTGGTCTAGAATGTGAAACACATGTGGTGCATGGTGAACCAGGTCCTGCAATTGTAGACTTTGCTAACAAAAATGAATATGATTTTGTGGTAGTAGGAAGTCGTGGATTAAATCAAGTGCAAACAATGATACTAGGTAGTGTCAGTCATAAAATCGCAAAACGAGTACATTGTCCAGTATTAATAGTGAAATAA